One window from the genome of Serinibacter salmoneus encodes:
- a CDS encoding DNA-directed RNA polymerase subunit beta', with protein sequence MLDVNVFDELRIGLATADEVRTWSHGEVKKPETINYRTLKPEKDGLFCEKIFGPSRDWECNCGKYKRVRFKGIVCERCGVEVTRSKVRRERMGHIELAAPVTHIWYFKGVPSRLGYLLDLAPKDLEKVIYFAAYMVTDVDEEKRHADLPSLQNEIDIEKGTIEKRRDLDIEARAQKLEADLAELEAEGAKADARRKVKDSAEREMAQLRKRADAELARVERVWDRFKNLKVADLEGDELLYRDLEVRYGNYFSGSMGAQAIKRRLETFDLAAESESLRETIRTGKGQRKTRALKRLRVVNAFLTTDNSPMGMVLDCIPVIPPDLRPMVQLDGGRFATSDLNDLYRRVINRNNRLKRLLDLGAPEIIVNNEKRMLQEAVDALFDNGRRGRPVTGPGNRPLKSISDMLKGKQGRFRQNLLGKRVDYSGRSVIVVGPQLKLHQCGLPKQMALELFKPFVMKRLVDLNHAQNIKSAKRMVERARSVVWDVLEEVITEHPVLLNRAPTLHRLGIQAFEPQLVEGKAIHLHPLVCGAFNADFDGDQMAVHLPLSAEAQAEARILMLSSNNILKPSDGRPVTMPSQDMIIGLHHLTCDRSDAKGAQDPVRGGRRAFSSVAEAMMAFDNGELDLNAEVDIRMDDLVPPVGWEAPEGWEAGTPVLFTTTLGRALFNETLPTDYPFVNSVVGKKELSVIVNDLAERYPKVAVAASLDALKEAGFSWATRSGITIAVSDVVAPEAKKAIIADYEARAAKVQGQYERGLITDEERRSELIDIWTQATNVVADTMRENFPERNTIQRMVGSGARGNWMQVRQIAGMRGLVSNPKGEIIPRPIISNYREGLSVLEYFIATHGARKGLADTALRTADSGYLTRRLVDVSQDVIIREEDCGTERGLVTVIAEKDSEGRPMRSEKVETSAYTRTLATDVVLEGEVLAEAGSDVGDVLIEKLVSAGVETIKVRSVLTCASRVGTCAKCYGRSLASGKMVDVGEAVGIIAAQSIGEPGTQLTMRTFHTGGIAAAEDITQGLPRVQELFEARTPKGEAPITEVSGRVAVDDSESVRRLVVTPDDGSEEVAYPVTKRVRLLVQDGDHVKVGQQLVAGAVDPKKVLRILGPQATQSHLVDQVQETYRSQGVEIHDKHIEVIVRQMLRRVTVLEAGDSALLPGELSERGRFEDENRRVLSEGGTPASGRPELMGITKASLATDSWLSAASFQETTKVLTEAAMSGRSDSLLGLKENVILGKLIPAGTGLARYRNVSVEPTEEAKAELYPAFGYDEIDYLPMGSGSGEAVQLEELDLGRGYDDYR encoded by the coding sequence ACCTCGCGCCGAAGGACCTGGAGAAGGTCATCTACTTCGCCGCGTACATGGTCACGGACGTGGACGAGGAGAAGCGCCACGCCGATCTGCCGAGCCTGCAGAACGAGATCGACATCGAGAAGGGCACGATCGAGAAGCGCCGTGACCTCGACATCGAGGCCCGCGCGCAGAAGCTCGAGGCGGACCTCGCCGAGCTCGAGGCCGAGGGTGCCAAGGCCGATGCCCGACGCAAGGTGAAGGACTCCGCCGAGCGTGAGATGGCTCAGCTGCGCAAGCGCGCCGATGCCGAACTCGCTCGCGTGGAGCGAGTCTGGGACCGCTTCAAGAACCTGAAGGTCGCCGACCTGGAGGGTGACGAACTGCTGTACCGCGACCTCGAGGTCCGGTACGGCAACTACTTCTCCGGGTCCATGGGTGCCCAGGCGATCAAGCGTCGCCTGGAGACCTTCGACCTGGCCGCGGAGTCGGAGTCGTTGCGCGAGACGATCCGCACCGGCAAGGGGCAGCGCAAGACGCGCGCGCTCAAGCGGCTGCGTGTGGTCAACGCGTTCCTGACCACCGACAACTCCCCGATGGGGATGGTGTTGGACTGCATCCCGGTGATCCCGCCGGACCTGCGTCCGATGGTGCAGCTCGACGGTGGCCGCTTCGCGACCTCCGACCTCAACGACCTGTACCGCCGTGTGATCAACCGCAACAACCGCCTCAAGCGCCTGCTCGACCTCGGTGCGCCCGAGATCATCGTGAACAACGAGAAGCGCATGCTCCAGGAGGCCGTGGACGCGCTGTTCGACAACGGCCGCCGTGGTCGCCCCGTGACGGGCCCGGGCAACCGCCCGCTGAAGTCCATCTCGGACATGCTCAAGGGCAAGCAGGGTCGGTTCCGTCAGAACCTGCTCGGTAAGCGTGTGGACTACTCCGGCCGTAGCGTCATCGTGGTGGGTCCGCAGCTGAAGCTGCACCAGTGCGGTCTGCCCAAGCAGATGGCGCTGGAGCTCTTCAAGCCGTTCGTGATGAAGCGCCTGGTCGATCTGAACCACGCGCAGAACATCAAGAGCGCCAAGCGGATGGTCGAGCGTGCGCGCTCGGTGGTGTGGGACGTGCTGGAGGAGGTCATCACCGAGCACCCCGTGCTGCTCAACCGTGCCCCCACGCTGCACCGACTGGGCATCCAGGCATTCGAGCCGCAGCTGGTGGAGGGCAAGGCGATCCACCTGCACCCGCTCGTGTGTGGCGCCTTCAACGCCGACTTCGACGGTGACCAGATGGCGGTCCACCTGCCGCTGAGCGCCGAGGCGCAGGCCGAGGCCCGCATCCTGATGCTCTCGAGCAACAACATCCTCAAGCCGTCCGACGGCCGTCCGGTGACGATGCCCTCGCAGGACATGATCATCGGGCTGCACCACCTGACGTGCGACCGTAGCGACGCCAAGGGTGCGCAGGACCCGGTGCGCGGCGGGCGCCGTGCGTTCTCCTCGGTGGCCGAGGCGATGATGGCGTTCGACAACGGCGAGCTGGACCTGAACGCCGAGGTGGACATCCGGATGGACGACCTCGTGCCGCCGGTCGGCTGGGAGGCCCCGGAGGGCTGGGAGGCCGGCACCCCGGTGCTGTTCACCACCACGCTCGGACGGGCCCTGTTCAACGAGACCCTGCCCACCGACTACCCGTTCGTGAACTCGGTGGTGGGCAAGAAGGAGCTCTCGGTCATCGTCAACGACCTGGCCGAGCGCTACCCGAAGGTCGCGGTGGCCGCGAGCCTGGACGCGCTGAAGGAGGCCGGGTTCTCCTGGGCCACGCGCTCCGGGATCACCATCGCCGTCTCGGACGTCGTGGCACCGGAGGCCAAGAAGGCGATCATCGCCGACTACGAGGCCCGGGCGGCCAAGGTCCAGGGTCAGTACGAGCGCGGTCTGATCACCGACGAGGAGCGTCGCAGCGAGCTCATCGACATCTGGACCCAGGCCACGAACGTGGTGGCGGACACCATGCGGGAGAACTTCCCCGAGCGCAACACCATCCAGCGGATGGTGGGCTCGGGCGCCCGCGGTAACTGGATGCAGGTGCGTCAGATCGCCGGTATGCGTGGACTCGTGTCGAACCCGAAGGGTGAGATCATCCCGCGCCCGATCATCTCCAACTACCGCGAGGGTCTCTCGGTGCTGGAGTACTTCATCGCCACGCACGGCGCCCGCAAGGGCCTGGCCGACACCGCGCTGCGTACCGCCGACTCCGGGTACCTGACCCGTCGCCTGGTGGACGTCTCGCAGGACGTCATCATCCGCGAGGAGGACTGCGGCACCGAGCGTGGCTTGGTGACCGTGATCGCGGAGAAGGACTCCGAGGGCCGTCCGATGCGTTCGGAGAAGGTCGAGACCAGTGCCTACACCCGCACCCTCGCCACGGACGTGGTGCTCGAGGGCGAGGTGCTCGCCGAGGCCGGGTCCGACGTGGGCGACGTGCTGATCGAGAAGCTCGTGTCCGCCGGGGTGGAGACGATCAAGGTGCGCTCCGTGCTCACCTGCGCCTCCCGCGTGGGAACCTGCGCGAAGTGCTACGGCCGCTCGCTGGCCTCCGGGAAGATGGTGGACGTCGGCGAGGCCGTCGGCATCATCGCGGCGCAGTCCATCGGTGAGCCGGGCACCCAGTTGACCATGCGTACCTTCCACACCGGCGGTATTGCCGCGGCGGAGGACATCACGCAGGGTCTGCCGCGTGTCCAGGAGTTGTTCGAGGCCCGCACCCCCAAGGGTGAGGCCCCGATCACCGAGGTCTCCGGTCGCGTGGCTGTCGACGACAGCGAGTCCGTTCGACGCCTGGTGGTCACCCCCGACGACGGCAGCGAGGAGGTGGCCTACCCGGTCACCAAGCGCGTGCGCCTGCTCGTGCAGGACGGCGATCACGTCAAGGTCGGGCAGCAGCTCGTCGCCGGCGCCGTGGACCCGAAGAAGGTGCTGCGCATCCTGGGTCCCCAGGCCACGCAGAGCCACCTCGTGGACCAGGTGCAGGAGACCTACCGCAGCCAGGGTGTGGAGATCCACGACAAGCACATCGAGGTGATCGTGCGGCAGATGCTGCGGCGCGTCACCGTGCTGGAGGCGGGCGATTCCGCCCTCCTGCCGGGCGAGCTCTCCGAGCGCGGCCGGTTCGAGGACGAGAACCGTCGCGTGCTGTCCGAGGGTGGCACGCCGGCCTCCGGTCGTCCGGAGCTGATGGGGATCACCAAGGCCTCGCTGGCCACGGACTCCTGGCTCTCGGCCGCATCCTTCCAGGAGACCACCAAGGTGCTCACGGAGGCCGCGATGAGCGGCCGCAGTGACTCCCTGCTGGGCCTGAAGGAGAACGTCATCCTCGGTAAGCTCATCCCGGCCGGTACGGGTCTGGCCCGCTACCGCAACGTCTCGGTGGAGCCCACCGAGGAGGCCAAGGCCGAGCTCTACCCGGCGTTCGGGTACGACGAGATCGACTACCTGCCCATGGGTTCCGGCTCGGGTGAGGCTGTCCAGCTCGAGGAACTCGACCTCGGTCGCGGGTACGACGACTACCGCTGA
- the rpsL gene encoding 30S ribosomal protein S12: MPTIQQLVRKGRSAKAAKTNTPALKGSPQRRGVCTRVYTTTPKKPNSALRKVARVKLSSGIEVTAYIPGVGHNLQEHSIVLVRGGRVKDLPGVRYKIVRGALDTQGVRGRQQARSRYGAKKEKK; encoded by the coding sequence GTGCCCACTATCCAGCAGTTGGTCCGCAAGGGCCGGTCGGCCAAGGCCGCCAAGACGAACACGCCGGCGCTGAAGGGGTCCCCCCAGCGCCGCGGTGTGTGCACCCGCGTGTACACCACCACCCCGAAGAAGCCGAACTCCGCGCTGCGCAAGGTCGCACGCGTGAAGCTCTCCTCCGGCATCGAGGTCACCGCCTACATCCCGGGTGTGGGCCACAACCTGCAGGAGCACTCGATCGTGCTCGTCCGCGGCGGTCGTGTGAAGGACCTGCCCGGTGTCCGCTACAAGATCGTGCGTGGCGCGCTCGACACCCAGGGTGTCCGCGGCCGTCAGCAGGCTCGCAGCCGCTACGGCGCCAAGAAGGAGAAGAAGTAA